Genomic segment of Clostridia bacterium:
TGGGAGTAAAGGCGGAAACAGTATCATTCCTGAGTATGCGACAAAAATCTATCCCACTAATGTCCGGTAACTCTATGTCAAGAATAATTAGGCTTGGATTTTGGTTGTGTACCAATTCCAAAGCATACGCGCAGTTAGATGCCTCATACACCTCGTAACCTTCTTCTCTTAGGTAAGCCGAGAGGATCCGCACAATAACCTTATCGTCATCAACTATGAGAATCCGGTTCTCTGTCTCCATAGCTCTCCCTCGTCTATGTACCTTGCAAACTTAGAAGGTTCTCGTCAAGCATTTCTTGAAATCCGTAAAGCACACCCAGAACAATGTGCTCAAAGGTCAACCCACCCTGCAAAAAAACCGCATAGGGCGGACTAACTACTCCGTCCGCGCTTAGTTCAATGGACGAACCCTCAACGAACGTTCCGGCAGCCATAATTATAGGGTCCTGATAGCCGGGAAGCTGGGCAGGCTCAGGCTTAACGTGAGAATTTACAGGGGACCCCCTTTGTACTCCCCGACAGAACGCTAGCATTTGCTCCCGTTTCCCAAATACGATGGTTTGGACGATGTCTCCTCGCTGATCCTCAGCTTTGGGGAACACCTCAAACCCGAGCATCTCCGCCAATTTAGCTGCGAAGATTGCCCCCTTTAGCGCCTGAGCCACCACGTGGGGAGCAACAAACAAACC
This window contains:
- a CDS encoding response regulator; the encoded protein is METENRILIVDDDKVIVRILSAYLREEGYEVYEASNCAYALELVHNQNPSLIILDIELPDISGIDFCRILRNDTVSAFTPIIMLTSRNTTADKVMGLEAGADDYLTKPFELVELAARIKSHLRRARQERAFNPLTGLPGNKLIQEKLSVLLERK